A genome region from Triticum aestivum cultivar Chinese Spring chromosome 2B, IWGSC CS RefSeq v2.1, whole genome shotgun sequence includes the following:
- the LOC123047562 gene encoding uncharacterized protein, with translation MQMDSGQISSLGRENKDLLDALYRHREILRLETNLLRGEIASRNLATVAGKKAYLKSHSDGRSLSGAPSQLVEQSSVHQIADLPLVSLPYLVPNQGEALDLLLHETHKFAYRLRSLKKEFGVTIPLEKLRLLLLLSQECFRISKTIGTHGSPVSCESSEDAEISLFNERRVCWENTWGSPVFRCGSFNDITTLSPMYFTHSAPRVIESTRYITKALQIYSFKISDLNGYWKWPLCVYGVVAARDAVDCNRNLLFSRSRANCQVVTEKDPFLHLTGPSRAIVADEPVDFEVELKIKCGTNQSQDIALISSTYHYTSRGDAAFFTGSSCSATLSLETVPRAAQATIVSIRVVGGVSLFEFGGRVACSFSTEEYVDPTCEQVVLVESAEKIPEDDGYLTLSRKVVTAGLQGGLQVAIQAYGGSDRPSVSGLLYFPSRYCRVSRRTCLVGGFEVEVTVAWSWFVQDKMEIL, from the exons ATGCAGATGGATAGCGGGCAGATCTCGTCCCTGGGCAGGGAGAATAAGGATTTGCTGGACGCTCTGTATCGTCACCGTGAGATCCTAAGGCTCGAGACCAATTTGCTGAGGGGAGAAATCGCGTCCCGGAATCTGGCGACCGTTGCTGGGAAGAAGGCCTATCTGAAGAGTCATTCCGACGGAAGATCACTCTCCGGCGCACCATCTCAGTTGGTCGAGCAGTCGTCCGTCCATCAGATTGCGGATTTGCCACTGGTGAGTTTGCCCTATCTTGTTCCTAATCAGGGGGAGGCCCTCGATCTGCTCTTGCACGAGACCCACAAATTCGCCTACCGGCTCCGATCTCTGAAGAAAGAATTCGGTGTCACCATCCCTCTGGAGAAGCTCAGATTGCTGCTTCTCCTCTCGCAAGAATGTTTCAGAATCTCCAAAACCATAGGGACGCATGGATCGCCAGTTTCTTGTGAATCTTCTGAGGATGCTGAAATTTCTCTCTTCAATGAGCGCCGTGTCTGCTGGGAAAATACTTGGGGCAGTCCTGTGTTTAGGTGTGGCAGCTTCAACGACATAA CCACACTGTCTCCTATGTACTTTACGCACTCTGCACCTCGTGTCATCGAATCCACTCGCTACATCACCAAGGCCTTGCAGATCTACTCCTTCAAAATCTCTGACCTAAATGGCTACTGGAAGTGGCCACTCTGTGTGTACGGCGTGGTCGCTGCTCGAGACGCTGTGGACTGTAACCGCAACCTTCTCTTCTCTCGCTCCAGGGCTAACTGCCAAGTAGTCACTGAAAAG GATCCTTTTTTGCACTTGACTGGCCCTTCTCGTGCAATTGTGGCTGACGAACCTGTTGACTTTGAAGTCGAGCTAAAGATAAAATGTGGAACAAATCAGTCCCAAGATATAGCTTTGATCAGTTCTACTTACCACTACACTTCTAGAGGTGATGCTGCTTTTTTCACTGGCAGCTCTTGTTCGGCAACGTTGAGCCTTGAGACAGTTCCTAGAGCGGCCCAGGCCACTATTGTATCTATTCGAGTGGTTGGAGGAGTGTCTCTTTTCGAATTTGGAGGCCGGGTTGCTTGCTCGTTCTCTACTGAGGAGTATGTTGATCCCACATGCGAGCAAGTTGTGCTGGTTGAGTCTGCTGAAAAGATTCCTGAGGATGATGGTTACCTTACACTGTCAAGGAAGGTTGTTACGGCAGGACTACAAGGAGGATTGCAAGTTGCCATACAAGCCTATGGGGGATCTGACCGTCCATCCGTATCCGGTCTTCTTTACTTCCCTTCCCGGTATTGCAGGGTAAGTCGGCGCACATGCTTGGTCGGTGGCTTTGAGGTGGAGGTAACTGTTGCTTGGTCGTGGTTTGTACAGGACAAGATGGAAATCTTGTGA